From the genome of Zalophus californianus isolate mZalCal1 chromosome 6, mZalCal1.pri.v2, whole genome shotgun sequence, one region includes:
- the RNF31 gene encoding E3 ubiquitin-protein ligase RNF31 isoform X6 — protein sequence MPGEEEERAFLAAREELASALRKDSGQVFSMEQLRPLLVTSLPPAARYLQLDAARLVRCNVHGEPRNYLNTLSTALNILEKYGRNLLSPQRPRYWRGVKFNNPVFRSTVDAVQGGRDVLRLYGYTEEQPDGLSFPEGQEEPDEHQVATVTLEVLMLRTELSLLLQNTHPRQQALEQLLEDKVEDDILQLSEFAPLLREIAPGPLTTPSAPGSTPGPCFLCGSAPGTLHCSTCKQALCPACDRLFHGHPSRAHHLRQTLPGAAQATRLTPSLPASVPSRTQSTSVLTLGDSSLVLPLKASPDPTNARLPWHCAACAMLNESWAVLCVACDRPRGCKGLGLGIEGSQGAGGLESELARGRWACQSCTFENEAAAVLCAICERPRLAQPPSLVVDSRDTGICLQPLQQGDTLLSSAQTPVWYCIHCTFCNSGPGWVCAMCNRTSSPIPVQHAPRPHASSLEERLPEPGPPRRLSAPLPSSCGDPEKQRQDKMREEGLQLVTKIREGEAAGACPEEVFSALQYSGTEVPLQWLRSELPYVLEMVAELAGQQDPGLGAFSCQEARKAWLDRHGNVDEAVEECVRARRRKVQELRSLGFGPEEGSLQALFQHGGDVARALTELQRQRLEPFHQRLWDKGPDPTPSWDGPDKQSLVRRLLAVYALPSWGRAELALALLQETPRNYELGDVVEAVRHSQDRAFLRRLLAQECAVCGWALPRNRMQALTSCECTICPDCFRQHFTIALKEKHITDMVCPACGRPDLTDDTQLLSYFSTLDIQLRESLEPDAYALFHKKLTEGVLMRDPKFLWCAQCSFGFIYEREQLEATCPQCHQTFCVRCKRQWEEQHRGRSCEDFQNWKRTNDPEYQAQGLAMYLQENGIDCPKCKFSYALARGGCMHFHCTQCRHQFCSGCYNAFYAKNKCPDPNCRVKKSLHGHHPRDCLFYLRDWTALRLQKLLQDNNVMFNTEPPAGARAVPGGGCRVMEQKEVPNGFRDEACGKETPAGHAGLCQAHYKEYLVSLINAHSLDPATLYEVEELETAAERYLHARPQPVAGEDAPAYHARLLQKLMEEVPLGQSIPRRRK from the exons ATgccgggggaggaggaggagcgggcCTTCCTGGCGGCCCGCGAGGAGCTGGCGAGCGCCCTGAGGAAGGATTCCGGGCAGGTGTTTTCCATGGAGCAACTCCGGCCGCTATTGGTCACATCCCTGCCTCCAGCAGCCCGCTACCTGCAGCTGGACGCCGCACGCCTGGTCCGCTGCAATGTTCATGGGGAG CCCCGAAACTACCTCAACACCCTGTCCACGGCCCTGAACATCCTGGAGAAATATGGCCGCAACCTCCTCAGCCCTCAGCGGCCCCGGTACTGGCGCGGGGTCAAGTTTAATAACCCTGTCTTTCGCAGTACGGTGGATGCTGTGCAG GGGGGCCGGGACGTTCTGCGATTGTATGGCTACACAGAGGAGCAACCAGATGGGTTGAGTTTCCCTGAGGGGCAGGAAGAGCCAGATGAGCACCAAGTAGCTACAGTCACACTGGAAGTACTGATGCTTCGGACAGAGCTCAGCCTGCTGTTACAG AATACTCACCCAAGACAACAAGCCCTAGAGCAGCTGCTGGAAGACAAGGTTGAGGATGAT ATACTGCAGCTCTCAGAGTTTGCCCCCTTACTGAGAGAGATTGCTCCTGGCCCCCTCACCACACCCTCTGCCCCAG GCTCCACTCCTGGGCCCTGCTTCCTCTGTGGCTCTGCCCCTGGCACACTGCACTGTTCAACCTGTAAACAGGCCTTATGCCCAGCTTGTGATCGCCTATTCCATGGACACCCATCCCGTGCCCATCACCTCCGCCAGACCCTGCCTGGGGCCGCCCAGGCCACCCGCCTGACCCCCAG CTTACCTGCCTCAGTTCCATCACGGACCCAGTCAACCTCTGTGCTGACCTTGGGAGACAGCTCTCTTGTGCTTCCCTTGAAAGCTTCCCCTGATCCTACAAATGCCCGTCTGCCCTGGCACTGTGCTGCCTGTGCAATGCTAAATGAATCTTGGGCAGTGCTCTGTGTGGCCTGTGATCGGCCCCGAGGCTGTAAGGGGTTGGGGCTAGGGATTGAGGGTTCCCAAGGAGCTGGGGGCCTAGAATCTGAGCTTGCACGGGGTCGCTGGGCCTGCCAGAGCTGCACCTTTGAGAATGAGGCAGCAGCTGTGTTATGTGCCATCTGTGAGCGACCTCGGCTGGCTCAGCCTCCTAGCTTGGTGGTGGATTCTCGGGATACTGGCATTTGCCTGCAGCCCCTTCAG CAGGGGGATACTTTGCTCTCCTCTGCCCAGACTCCAGTCTGGTACTGTATTCACTGTACCTTCTGCAACTCGGGCCCTGGCTGGGTGTGTGCTATGTGCAACCGGACCAGCAGCCCCATCCCAGTGCAGCACGCCCCCCGGCCCCATGCCAGCTCTCTGGAAGAGCGACTCCCTGAGCCAGGGCCTCCACGACGCCTCAGTGCCCCCCTGCCCAGTTCCTGTGGGGACCCTGAGAAGCAGCGCCAAGACAAGATGCGGGAGGAAGGTCTCCAACTAGTGACCAAGATCCGG GAAGGGGAAGCTGCAGGTGCCTGTCCAGAGGAGGTCTTCTCGGCTCTACAGTACTCAGGCACCGAGGTGCCTCTGCAGTGGTTGCGCTCAGAGCTGCCCTACGTGCTGGAGATGGTGGCCGAGCTGGCTGGACAGCAGGACCCAGGGCTGGGTGCCTTTTCCTGTCAGGAGGCCCGGAAAGCCTGGCTAGATCGTCACGGCAATGTTGATGAAGCTGTGGAAGAGTGTGTGAGGGCCCGGCGGAGGAAG GTGCAGGAGCTCCGGTCCCTGGGCTTTGGGCCTGAAGAGGGGTCTCTTCAAGCATTGTTCCAACATGGAGGTGATGTGGCCCGGGCCCTGACAGAGCTCCAGCGCCAGCGCTTAGAGCCCTTCCATCAGCGCCTCTGGGACAAGGGCCCTGATCCCACCCCTTCCTGGGATGGGCCAGATAAGCAG AGTCTAGTCAGAAGGCTTTTGGCAGTCTACGCGCTCCCCAGCTGGGGCCGGGCAGAGCTGGCGCTGGCCCTGCTGCAGGAGACACCCAGGAATTATGAACTGGGGGACGTGGTGGAAGCTGTGAGGCACAGCCAGGACCGGGCCTTCCTGCGCCGCTTGCTTGCCCAGGAGTGTGCTGTGTGCGGCTGGGCCCTGCCACGCAACCGG ATGCAGGCCCTGACTTCCTGTGAGTGCACCATCTGCCCTGACTGCTTCCGCCAGCACTTCACCATCGCCTTGAAGGAGAAGCACATCACCGACATGGTGTGCCCCGCCTGTGGCCGCCCCGACCTCACCGATGACACACAGCTGCTCAGCTACTTCTCTACCCTTGACATCCAG CTTCGGGAGAGCCTGGAGCCAGATGCCTATGCACTGTTTCACAAGAAGCTGACTGAGGGTGTGCTCATGCGGGACCCCAAGTTCTTGTGGTGTGCCCAG TGCTCCTTTGGCTTCATATATGAACGGGAGCAGCTGGAGGCAACATGTCCCCAGTGTCACCAGACCTTCTGTGTGCGCTGTAAACGCCAG tgggaggagcagcacCGAGGCCGGAGCTGCGAGGATTTCCAGAACTGGAAACGCACCAATGACCCAGAATAccaggcccagggcctggccatGTATCTCCAGGAGAATGGCATTG ACTGCCCCAAGTGCAAGTTCTCGTATGCACTGGCCCGAGGAGGCTGCATGCACTTTCACTGCACCCAGTGCCGCCATCAGTTCTGCAGTGGCTGTTACAATGCCTTTTACGCCAAGAAT AAATGTCCAGACCCTAACTGCAGGGTGAAAAAGTCCCTGCATGGCCACCACCCACGAGACTGCCTCTTCTACCTGCGGGACTGGACTGCTCTCCGGCTCCAGAAGCTGCTACAG gACAATAATGTCATGTTCAACACAGAGCCCCCAGCAGGGGCCCGGGCGGTTCCTGGCG GTGGCTGCCGAGTGATGGAGCAGAAGGAGGTTCCTAATGGGTTCCGGGATGAAGCTTGTGGCAAGGAGACTCCTGCTGGCCATGCTGGGCTCTGCCA GGCACACTACAAAGAATATCTTGTGAGCCTCATTAATGCCCACTCACTGGACCCAGCCACCCTGTATGAGGTAGAGGAGCTGGAAACAGCTGCTGAGCGCTATCTGCACGCACGCCCTCAGCCAGTGGCCGGAGAGGACGCACCCGCCTACCACGCCCGCCTATTACAG aAGCTGATGGAAGAGGTGCCCTTGGGACAAAGTATCCCTCGCAGGAGGAAGTAG